The Listeria monocytogenes genome window below encodes:
- a CDS encoding DUF4064 domain-containing protein: MGSRKPEIIIGLIGSIIGILVGFWIINYGDSVTDYIQTFTYLPGELGNELANLGWITLIASVVALIASLLIKSAPRGWGVILVIIGIVLFFVIGTAWIISGILITLTGLMGIFRRPVPKSKY; the protein is encoded by the coding sequence ATGGGTTCAAGAAAACCAGAAATTATTATCGGATTAATTGGCTCTATCATTGGGATTCTAGTTGGCTTTTGGATTATTAATTATGGAGATTCAGTCACAGATTATATACAAACATTTACTTATTTACCGGGCGAATTAGGTAACGAGTTAGCAAATTTAGGGTGGATTACATTAATCGCATCTGTAGTTGCATTAATTGCTTCCCTTCTAATTAAATCAGCTCCACGTGGTTGGGGTGTTATCTTAGTCATTATCGGTATCGTGCTCTTCTTCGTTATCGGAACTGCTTGGATTATATCCGGAATCTTAATCACGTTAACTGGTTTAATGGGTATTTTCAGACGCCCTGTTCCAAAATCAAAATATTAA